GGGACATCCGCCCGCGGCCCCCGGCGCCGGACAGCTCCTCCCCCACGAGCGCGGCAACCGTCCTGATGGCCGCGTCCGGACGGGTATGGGCGCCGTCCCTCGGTTCGGCGACCACGCGATCGGCGATCCCGAGGCTCTCGAGATCGAACGCGGAGATCCGGAGCGCCTCGGCGAGCTCGGGGGCCCTCGAGGGGTCGCGATGGAGGATGGAAGCCGCGCCTTCCGGCGCTATC
This DNA window, taken from Actinomycetota bacterium, encodes the following:
- a CDS encoding acetyl-CoA carboxylase carboxyl transferase subunit alpha, which codes for IAPEGAASILHRDPSRAPELAEALRISAFDLESLGIADRVVAEPRDGAHTRPDAAIRTVAALVGEELSGAGGRGRMSRRSRRWRTAGTAWTS